The following proteins are co-located in the Neodiprion virginianus isolate iyNeoVirg1 chromosome 6, iyNeoVirg1.1, whole genome shotgun sequence genome:
- the LOC124307704 gene encoding programmed cell death protein 6 isoform X1, producing MTFVSPMPSREFLWDVFQRVDKDHSGAITAEELQVALSNGTWTPFNPETVRLMIGMFDIDKIDPASPGMFDKNQTGTVSFEEFGALWKYVTDWQSCFRSFDRDNSGNIDRDELKTALTNFGYRLSDHIINTLIRKYDRGGRGTIYFDDFIQCCIVLYTLTSAFRQFDTDQDGVITIHYEQFLGMVFNLKV from the exons ATGACGTTCGTTTCGCCGATGCCGAGTCGTGAATTTCTTTGGGATGTCTTCCAAAG AGTTGATAAAGACCATTCTGGAGCAATAACAGCCGAAGAACTTCAAGTAGCTCTTTCTAATGGAACCTGGACTCCGTTCAATCCTGAAACAGTTCGTTTGATGATTG GTATGTTTGATATTGACAAAATCGATCCTGCTTCTCCAGGTATGTTTGACAAAAACCAAACTGGAACGGTCAGCTTTGAAGAATTTGGAGCTTTGTGGAAATACGTTACTGATTGGCAGAGTTGCTTTCGTTCATTTGATCGTGACAATAGCGGAAATATTGATCGTGATGAACTCAAAACTGCACTTACCAATTTTGGATACCGTTTGTCAGACCATATAATCAATACGCTTATACGGAAGTATGATCGTGGCGGCAGGGGGACTATatattttgacgattttatCCAATGTTGCATCGTTCTATAT ACATTGACATCAGCCTTTAGACAGTTTGACACCGATCAAGATGGAGTGATAACAATCCACTACGAGCAATTCCTTGGGATGGTATTTAATCTTAAAGTTTGA
- the LOC124307704 gene encoding programmed cell death protein 6 isoform X2 codes for MTFVSPMPSREFLWDVFQRVDKDHSGAITAEELQVALSNGTWTPFNPETVRLMIGMFDKNQTGTVSFEEFGALWKYVTDWQSCFRSFDRDNSGNIDRDELKTALTNFGYRLSDHIINTLIRKYDRGGRGTIYFDDFIQCCIVLYTLTSAFRQFDTDQDGVITIHYEQFLGMVFNLKV; via the exons ATGACGTTCGTTTCGCCGATGCCGAGTCGTGAATTTCTTTGGGATGTCTTCCAAAG AGTTGATAAAGACCATTCTGGAGCAATAACAGCCGAAGAACTTCAAGTAGCTCTTTCTAATGGAACCTGGACTCCGTTCAATCCTGAAACAGTTCGTTTGATGATTG GTATGTTTGACAAAAACCAAACTGGAACGGTCAGCTTTGAAGAATTTGGAGCTTTGTGGAAATACGTTACTGATTGGCAGAGTTGCTTTCGTTCATTTGATCGTGACAATAGCGGAAATATTGATCGTGATGAACTCAAAACTGCACTTACCAATTTTGGATACCGTTTGTCAGACCATATAATCAATACGCTTATACGGAAGTATGATCGTGGCGGCAGGGGGACTATatattttgacgattttatCCAATGTTGCATCGTTCTATAT ACATTGACATCAGCCTTTAGACAGTTTGACACCGATCAAGATGGAGTGATAACAATCCACTACGAGCAATTCCTTGGGATGGTATTTAATCTTAAAGTTTGA
- the LOC124307698 gene encoding uncharacterized protein LOC124307698 translates to MDSEVNVSRSLPPLVEGKLHGYLNLTIDEIVWSRRSPGDVTILASWWGELDSAQFRPVDIKTGSQTVNEDTTETYAVRTSVDLFAEYLKNCGTIELVVVAENTHQVIATAHVIDLLDIFESKTYSRYFPIINEAGNRLGDVHICLKFTNMTKGVKTTRKIKRFQKTQFEDQALHPVINLKPRVNDEKLQKSNKMIFDNKSNYTLAMSNSKYMDNAYKSVLKDKRMQSEIPLKKFNTEVADKLVAQVVARAQRLRGAILKETCSDDRLALSESSALDSLTSDNSIENEAKLYEYFLGKKMSQLDERKALETLRSTSPTPSLINLASETIQSCYNCQQRCNQRKIVMSKPDEVVNEVISKDSESYKYRESGPIDHIDSMKIVVESLTLSPPGYRRVRSSCVSRGDSIPLAVTYLVEYDTSFTKKPIRKSNSESRPTKLCSKKQVGQVIYFNHQAIFDLPKPYIHMDLPLKFKVFNRHLNQRSPTLLGFGSIYVSEVAEMETLSTTQKLAIVNKGIKMGELKVNIELGCDGIHFGKDFIDAVTSTKQNIPVYEISSVPSTTGSKAKSATGSNSKPNSRVSTSSKYSYSCSGSKSSGSNKNGVTENRQSDTEDRYVKVDQPSENKEEKTLLHGLIYIAEGKGLPKLNTYLICRAFWKEDRATSQLCNDTENPFYHFHELVPLLHGQELLDRTKDNFIVTEVWSRNISGQDSLLGIAKLPVHQLYVAYRDSLVVPHLLLSKYPVISVDGWVPISEPITGNYCGELLALVALGTADQIALLEMTRGLRDCNITPRVIQSSLRNASQNTQKSNLSTGESQVLNQRIHVRRDNPHASTDFLQGFDSGFQHFHAEEIYFAPQDKKTQESQTEITTVEDVKSFDTLNREAQNDPSGSQSSVLHALVDHLAQTLSVPKVSSHTATEAHTVQPNHRKMSTIVEQIDLEPLSNESVSSLESSPRENYCMPTEMYRSVGVGAEYDDTVNQVPSTSYSNSNPKPLITGKSVTHDELRDMMVHIDEESSFRAHVEIECALHLPKVEKLEGAIEPSTYVTFQPAQQDNGTQFGSYKITNIFPNSCSPKWEWRCDTRLSSDLLVNEQKRMILKIWRLLDPTTSPNFDLNRDIVIGFAAVDLSILLAGFPLVSGWFHIMDFTGKCNGQIKVTITPLESISMFIKSTSSTSIPHQQISQLTASYIPQSTGVLLENFLPPVEQISQNHTISNNDGFCTSYNELENDPGNDIGHSLGDVSMTFLSQSLKQKLTELDEITKRLKSRLHDVTNEDFDVDFDPDFDADEPDLELAHHQNGNTVNDHSARIAPRNVEDWQPLPQTTNNLSSQCSQTNRYRESNFFIDIQNRYVPNNYNANTESTDPNLTDTGYSTTSHVHSSQSLSNGHFDGGNRNDDYSNNCYARDDVAGQPTRGARMHINHLLDKLTSLTSAPPPAGNFPIKRNIHDFIASLRHNNTHTNRKCNQEVNVRTVPTQTEYQDIQRTETYKNQNPSSINLQLNVVTRDVNENNNAADTTASNVPHERNKVSTMIREELVTEENNDFTEFDDLTTHLLSSNVRHMHSESIFNPLLYQHLIPNVHVSDSFSNPNNSNEGVENLNATNDGVVIEELDNRYTENFNATINNRLGRLRNLIEIDTSLVEDNVSQNRVQANTSKSLEGNDFLRMTPTGVSDDTGGNIDVTEANKPNSDESMTSNSTESTTTLSLDTSSVRLRQHVVDNGSGMTSDSSVSVVTRQAPDGGNPTEETNKPLVISRQNESDHSLTDS, encoded by the exons ATGGATTCAGAAGTAAATGTTTCTCGATCTCTTCCGCCACTGGTTGAGGGGAAACTTCACGGCTACTTGAACCTCACCATCGACGAAATTGTCTGGTCAAGACGAAGTCCGGGAGACGTAACTATACTTGCCTCCTGGTGGGGTGAACTCGACAGTGCGCAATTTAG acCAGTCGACATCAAGACTGGTTCACAAACAGTAAACGAAGATACAACAGAGACTTACGCTGTGAGAACAAGTGTCGATTTATTTGCAGAGTATCTGAAAAATTGCGGGACAATAGAGCTTGTGGTTGTGGCAGAAAATACACATCAGGTTATTGCCACAGCTCATGTTATCGATTTACTGGATATATTCGAGAGTAAAACATACTCTAGATATTTTCCAATTATAAATGAGGCTGGGAACAGATTAGGAGACGTTCATATTTGTTTGAAGTTTACAAACATGACGAAAGGTGTTAAGACTAccagaaaaattaaacgatttCAAAAAACGCAGTTTGAAGATCAAGCATTGCACcctgtaattaatttaaagCCGAGAGTAAACGACGAGAAACTAcagaaatcaaacaaaatgaTCTTTGATAATAAGTCAAATTACACATTAGCCATGAGCAATTCTAAGTACATGGACAATGCATATAAGTCTGTATTGAAAGACAAGCGAATGCAGAGTGAGATaccattgaaaaaatttaacaccgAAGTTGCTGACAAACTTGTCGCCCAGGTTGTTGCGAGAGCACAGAGATTACGAGGAGCCATTCTCAAAGAAACTTGCAGCGATGACCGTTTAGCTTTGAGCGAAAGTTCTGCTCTAGATAGTCTTACGTCTGACAATTCCATTGAGAATGAAGCCAAGCTTTATGAATACTTTCTTG GAAAGAAAATGAGTCAATTGGATGAGCGTAAGGCGTTAGAAACATTGAGATCTACATCTCCCACACCAAGCTTGATTAATCTAGCTTCTGAAACAATTCAATCGTGCTATAACTGCCAGCAACGTTGTAATCAAAGAAAGATTGTCATGAGCAAGCCTGATGAAGTTGTGAATGAAGTTATTTCCAAAGATTCAGAATCGTATAAGTACAGAG aatCAGGCCCGATTGATCATATAGACAGCATGAAGATTGTCGTAGAGTCCCTAACGTTGTCTCCACCAGGATATCGAAGAGTCCGATCATCTTGCGTTTCTC GAGGTGATAGCATACCATTAGCAGTGACGTACCTTGTTGAATATGATACATCATTTACGAAAAAACCGATCAGGAAATCTAACAGTGAGAGCCGCCCCACGAAATTATGTTCCAAAAAACAAGTTGGTCAAG ttatttatttcaatcatcAAGCGATCTTTGACCTGCCAAAACCCTACATTCACATGGATCTACCTTTAAAGTTCAAGGTTTTTAATCGACATTTGAATCAAAGGTCGCCTACCTTACTAGGTTTTGGATCAATATATGTAAGCGAAGTTGCAGAAATGGAAACACTGAGTACAACGCAAAAGCTAGCAATAGTTAACAAAGGCATAAAAATGGGAGAATTAAAAGTTAATATAGAACTGGGCTGTGATGGGATTCACTTTGGAAAAGATTTTATTG ATGCAGTAACATCTACGAAGCAAAATATTCCTGTGTATGAGATATCATCGGTGCCTAGCACAACAGGAAGCAAAGCAAAATCAGCTACTGGTAGCAATTCAAAGCCAAACAGCAGGGTTTCAACATCCTCTAAATACTCTTATAGTTGCAGTGGGAGCAAATCTAGTGGGAGTAATAAAAACGGTGTCACGGAGAATAGGCAAAGCGACACAGAAGATAGATATGTAAAAGTCGATCAACCtagtgaaaataaagaagaaaaa ACACTTCTGCATGGATTGATATACATAGCTGAAGGTAAAGGATTACCCAAATTGAATACGTACTTAATATGTCGAGCATTTTGGAAAGAAGATAGAGCTACTAGCCAATTGTGCAATGATACTGAGAATCCGTTTTACCATTTTCACGAA CTAGTTCCATTGTTGCACGGACAAGAATTGCTCGATAGAACAAAGGATAACTTCATCGTTACCGAAGTTTGGagtagaaatatttcaggaCAAGACAGTTTACTCGGTATTGCCAAACTACCTGTTCATCAGTTGTATGTCGCTTATCGCGATTCTTTAGTGGTTCCACATCTTTTATTATCAAAG TATCCTGTTATAAGCGTTGACGGATGGGTTCCGATTTCTGAACCAATAACTGGCAACTATTGTGGGGAACTACTGGCTTTGGTAGCTCTTGGCACTGCGGATCAAATCGCTCTTCTAGAAATGACCAGAGGACTTAGAGACTGCAACATAACACCTCGTGTGATTCAAAGTTCTTTGAGGAATGCCTCTCAGAATACACAGAAATCTAACTTGTCTACAGGCGAAAGTCAAGTTCTTAATCAGAGAATTCATGTTCGTCGCGACAATCCTCATGCTTCTACAGATTTCCTACAAGGATTTGATAGCggatttcaacattttcacgctgaagaaatttattttgcgCCTCAAGATAAAAAAACTCAGGAATCACAGACTGAAATTACTACCGTTGAAGATGTGAAGTCTTTTGATACTTTAAATAGGGAAGCTCAAAATGATCCCTCAGGCTCACAAAGTTCAGTTCTACATGCACTGGTTGACCATTTGGCTCAAACACTTAGTGTTCCAAAGGTTAGCAGTCATACTGCAACTGAGGCTCACACTGTTCAACCAAACCATCGTAAAATGTCAACTATTGTAGAACAAATTGACTTAGAACCATTGAGTAATGAAAGTGTTTCTTCCTTGGAAAGTAGTCCTAGAGAAAATTACTGTATGCCCACTGAGATGTATAGAAGTGTTGGAGTTGGCGCAGAGTATGATGATACTGTCAATCAAGTTCCAAGCACAAGTTACTCAAACTCGAATCCTAAACCACTGATCACAGGGAAATCTGTTACACATGATGAATTAAGGGATATGATGGTACACATAGATGAGGAATCATCATTTAGGGCTCACGTAGAGATTGAATGTGCCTTGCACTTGCCTAAAGTAGAAAAACTTGAAGGAGCTATTGAACCAAGTACATACGTGACTTTTCAACCTGCGCAGCAAGATAATGGAACACAATTCGGTTCATACAAAATCACAAATATCTTTCCTAACAGCTGCAGTCCAAAATGGGAATGGAGATGCGATACACGTCTCTCTTCTGACTTACTCGTAAAT GAACAGAAAAGaatgatattaaaaatctGGCGACTGCTAGATCCTACGACAAGTCCAAATTTTGACTTGAATAGGGATATAGTTATTGGATTTGCAGCTGTTGATTTGTCCATATTACTTGCTGGGTTCCCTCTTGTATCCGGATGGTTTCACATCATGGATTTTACTGGGAAATGCAACGGTCAAATAAAA GTCACTATTACACCGCTGGAAAGTATCTCAATGTTCATCAAATCGACTTCTAGCACAAGTATTCCACACCAACAAATATCGCAATTGACAGCATCCTATATTCCACAGAGTACTGGTGTCCtcttagaaaattttctccctcCTGTGGAACAAATATCACAAAACCACACTATTAGCAATAATGATGGATTTTGTACTAGTTATAACGAATTAGAAAATGATCCAGGGAATGACATCGGTCATAGTCTAGGTGATGTTTCTATGACGTTTTTGTCGCAATCACTCAA GCAAAAGTTGACTGAGTTGGATGAGATTACAAAACGATTGAAATCTCGATTGCACGATGTAACAAATGAAGATTTTGACGTTGACTTTGATCCTGACTTCGATGCTGATGAGCCGGATTTAGAACTTGCACATCATCAAAATGGAAACACTGTGAATGATCACTCTGCGAGAATCGCGCCTCGGAATGTAGAAGATTGGCAACCTCTACCACAAACAACTAACAATTTATCTAGTCAATGCTCTCAAACAAATAGATATCgggaatcaaatttttttatcgacatccAAAACCGATACGTGCCAAATAATTACAATGCTAACACAGAAAGTACGGATCCAAATCTAACAGACACCGGTTACTCTACAACTTCACATGTGCACTCCAGTCAGAGTTTGTCAAATGGACATTTTGATGGTGGGAATCGAAATGATGACTATTCTAATAACTGTTACGCGAGAGATGATGTAGCTGGACAACCTACAAGGGGCGCTAGAATGCACATAAACCATTTACTAGATAAATTAACGTCTCTAACATCTGCACCACCACCAGCGGGAAATTTTCCaatcaaaagaaatattcacgattttATCGCTAGTTTACGACACAACAATACACATACTAATAGAAAATGTAATCAAGAAGTTAATGTGCGAACTGTTCCGACGCAAACAGAGTATCAGGACATTCAGCGCACTGAAACTTATAAAAATCAGAATCCATCATCTATTAATTTACAGCTAAATGTAGTAACAAGAGATGTCAATGAGAATAACAATGCTGCTGACACTACTGCGAGCAATGTACCGCATGAAAGAAATAAGGTATCAACGATGATTCGGGAGGAATTAGTCACCGaggaaaataatgattttactGAATTTGACGACTTGACAACACACTTGTTGTCTTCAAATGTTCGCCATATGCATTCGGAGAGTATTTTCAATCCATTATTGTATCAACACTTAATTCCTAATGTTCACGTCTCtgattcattttcaaatccaaATAATTCTAATGAAGgcgtagaaaatttgaatgcaACGAATGACGGAGTTGTAATAGAAGAGTTGGACAACAGATATACAGAGAATTTCAATGCTACTATCAATAATAGGTTGGGTAGACTTAGAAATTTAATAGAAATTGATACATCTTTGGTCGAAGATAATGTTAGCCAGAACAGAGTTCAAGCAAATACTTCTAAAAGCTTAGAAGGTAATGATTTCCTTAGAATGACACCAACAGGGGTGTCCGATGATACTGGCGGAAATATTGACGTTACAGAAGCTAATAAACCAAATTCTGATGAATCAATGACTAGTAATAGTACAGAGTCAACAACTACACTTTCGTTAGATACTTCTTCTGTTAGACTAAGGCAACATGTTGTTGATAATGGTTCTGGAATGACATCCGATTCATCAGTGTCTGTAGTCACTCGACAAGCTCCAGATGGAGGAAACCCTACAGAGGAGACTAACAAACCATTAGTTATCAGTCGCCAAAACGAGAGTGACCATTCTTTAACTGATAGCTAA
- the LOC124307702 gene encoding uncharacterized protein LOC124307702 isoform X3 — protein MWVCRKDFEYVVRKQELQKIAFGSGCERDTSSKKGMTPFMRHYIYEDFPNISPTKYNPLDAFKTINTKPCPCAISRKGYSGIARFADTLNHGDDHPSPAEYSISTFPPKVKQSKYPFSSTAKRQNNSTNKNPGPGTHLPGGKRQIMYDHSFGGRVKMRLGVELKCCQRNTDICDLCQRKPLGDYWHKRNKSFLCRPCMLKEHREHKIYNAPQLKEFRKIRDCSEIHRHEGMPAKIWLMHPQVIKKWNRCEAYLSAYLID, from the exons ATGTGGGTGTGCCGCAAAG ATTTTGAATATGTGGTGCGGAAACAGGAGCTTCAGAAAATAGCTTTTGGCTCAGGATGCGAGAGAGACACTTCATCAAAAAAGGGGATGACTCCGTTTATGAGACATTACATATATGAAGACTTTCCAAACATTTCCCCTACTAAGTATAATCCTCTGGATGCATTTAAAACTATCAACACCAAG CCTTGTCCTTGTGCTATCAGTAGAAAGGGGTACAGTGGAATTGCACGTTTTGCAGACACTTTGAATCATGGCGACGATCATCCTTCCCCTGCTGAATACAGCATTAGCACATTTCCCCCAAAAGTTAAACAATCGAAATATCCGTTTTCATCCACAGCAAAGCGACAAAATAACTCGACCAACAAAAATCCAGg GCCAGGTACTCACTTGCCTGGAGGTAAGCGTCAAATAATGTATGACCACAGTTTTGGTGGGCGTGTGAAGATGCGCTTAGGGGTTGAGTTGAAGTGCTGTCAGCGAAATACTGACATTTGTGACCTGTGTCAGAGAAAACCGCTTGGTGATTATTGGCACAAACGTAACAAAAGCTTTTTATGCAGACCGTGCATGCTCAAGGAACATAGGGAACACAAAATATACAATGCGCCTCAACTCAAAGAATTTCGt AAAATACGAGATTGCTCAGAGATACATCGTCACGAAGGGATGCCTGCCAAAATATGGCTTATGCATCCgcaagttataaaaaaatggaaccGATGCGAAGCTTATCTTTCAGCTTACCTTATAGACTAA
- the LOC124307702 gene encoding uncharacterized protein LOC124307702 isoform X2 produces the protein MEDFEYVVRKQELQKIAFGSGCERDTSSKKGMTPFMRHYIYEDFPNISPTKYNPLDAFKTINTKPCPCAISRKGYSGIARFADTLNHGDDHPSPAEYSISTFPPKVKQSKYPFSSTAKRQNNSTNKNPGPGTHLPGGKRQIMYDHSFGGRVKMRLGVELKCCQRNTDICDLCQRKPLGDYWHKRNKSFLCRPCMLKEHREHKIYNAPQLKEFRASLKKNYYVLNTVVFWGHQKTEFVFNYLHYRKYEIAQRYIVTKGCLPKYGLCIRKL, from the exons ATGGAAG ATTTTGAATATGTGGTGCGGAAACAGGAGCTTCAGAAAATAGCTTTTGGCTCAGGATGCGAGAGAGACACTTCATCAAAAAAGGGGATGACTCCGTTTATGAGACATTACATATATGAAGACTTTCCAAACATTTCCCCTACTAAGTATAATCCTCTGGATGCATTTAAAACTATCAACACCAAG CCTTGTCCTTGTGCTATCAGTAGAAAGGGGTACAGTGGAATTGCACGTTTTGCAGACACTTTGAATCATGGCGACGATCATCCTTCCCCTGCTGAATACAGCATTAGCACATTTCCCCCAAAAGTTAAACAATCGAAATATCCGTTTTCATCCACAGCAAAGCGACAAAATAACTCGACCAACAAAAATCCAGg GCCAGGTACTCACTTGCCTGGAGGTAAGCGTCAAATAATGTATGACCACAGTTTTGGTGGGCGTGTGAAGATGCGCTTAGGGGTTGAGTTGAAGTGCTGTCAGCGAAATACTGACATTTGTGACCTGTGTCAGAGAAAACCGCTTGGTGATTATTGGCACAAACGTAACAAAAGCTTTTTATGCAGACCGTGCATGCTCAAGGAACATAGGGAACACAAAATATACAATGCGCCTCAACTCAAAGAATTTCGtgcaagtttaaaaaaaaattattatgttcTGAATACTGTAGTTTTTTGGGGTCATCAAAAAACAGAAtttgtatttaattatttacattataGAAAATACGAGATTGCTCAGAGATACATCGTCACGAAGGGATGCCTGCCAAAATATGGCTTATGCATCCgcaagttataa
- the LOC124307702 gene encoding uncharacterized protein LOC124307702 isoform X1, translating into MWVCRKDFEYVVRKQELQKIAFGSGCERDTSSKKGMTPFMRHYIYEDFPNISPTKYNPLDAFKTINTKPCPCAISRKGYSGIARFADTLNHGDDHPSPAEYSISTFPPKVKQSKYPFSSTAKRQNNSTNKNPGPGTHLPGGKRQIMYDHSFGGRVKMRLGVELKCCQRNTDICDLCQRKPLGDYWHKRNKSFLCRPCMLKEHREHKIYNAPQLKEFRASLKKNYYVLNTVVFWGHQKTEFVFNYLHYRKYEIAQRYIVTKGCLPKYGLCIRKL; encoded by the exons ATGTGGGTGTGCCGCAAAG ATTTTGAATATGTGGTGCGGAAACAGGAGCTTCAGAAAATAGCTTTTGGCTCAGGATGCGAGAGAGACACTTCATCAAAAAAGGGGATGACTCCGTTTATGAGACATTACATATATGAAGACTTTCCAAACATTTCCCCTACTAAGTATAATCCTCTGGATGCATTTAAAACTATCAACACCAAG CCTTGTCCTTGTGCTATCAGTAGAAAGGGGTACAGTGGAATTGCACGTTTTGCAGACACTTTGAATCATGGCGACGATCATCCTTCCCCTGCTGAATACAGCATTAGCACATTTCCCCCAAAAGTTAAACAATCGAAATATCCGTTTTCATCCACAGCAAAGCGACAAAATAACTCGACCAACAAAAATCCAGg GCCAGGTACTCACTTGCCTGGAGGTAAGCGTCAAATAATGTATGACCACAGTTTTGGTGGGCGTGTGAAGATGCGCTTAGGGGTTGAGTTGAAGTGCTGTCAGCGAAATACTGACATTTGTGACCTGTGTCAGAGAAAACCGCTTGGTGATTATTGGCACAAACGTAACAAAAGCTTTTTATGCAGACCGTGCATGCTCAAGGAACATAGGGAACACAAAATATACAATGCGCCTCAACTCAAAGAATTTCGtgcaagtttaaaaaaaaattattatgttcTGAATACTGTAGTTTTTTGGGGTCATCAAAAAACAGAAtttgtatttaattatttacattataGAAAATACGAGATTGCTCAGAGATACATCGTCACGAAGGGATGCCTGCCAAAATATGGCTTATGCATCCgcaagttataa
- the LOC124307702 gene encoding uncharacterized protein LOC124307702 isoform X4 — protein sequence MTPFMRHYIYEDFPNISPTKYNPLDAFKTINTKPCPCAISRKGYSGIARFADTLNHGDDHPSPAEYSISTFPPKVKQSKYPFSSTAKRQNNSTNKNPGPGTHLPGGKRQIMYDHSFGGRVKMRLGVELKCCQRNTDICDLCQRKPLGDYWHKRNKSFLCRPCMLKEHREHKIYNAPQLKEFRASLKKNYYVLNTVVFWGHQKTEFVFNYLHYRKYEIAQRYIVTKGCLPKYGLCIRKL from the exons ATGACTCCGTTTATGAGACATTACATATATGAAGACTTTCCAAACATTTCCCCTACTAAGTATAATCCTCTGGATGCATTTAAAACTATCAACACCAAG CCTTGTCCTTGTGCTATCAGTAGAAAGGGGTACAGTGGAATTGCACGTTTTGCAGACACTTTGAATCATGGCGACGATCATCCTTCCCCTGCTGAATACAGCATTAGCACATTTCCCCCAAAAGTTAAACAATCGAAATATCCGTTTTCATCCACAGCAAAGCGACAAAATAACTCGACCAACAAAAATCCAGg GCCAGGTACTCACTTGCCTGGAGGTAAGCGTCAAATAATGTATGACCACAGTTTTGGTGGGCGTGTGAAGATGCGCTTAGGGGTTGAGTTGAAGTGCTGTCAGCGAAATACTGACATTTGTGACCTGTGTCAGAGAAAACCGCTTGGTGATTATTGGCACAAACGTAACAAAAGCTTTTTATGCAGACCGTGCATGCTCAAGGAACATAGGGAACACAAAATATACAATGCGCCTCAACTCAAAGAATTTCGtgcaagtttaaaaaaaaattattatgttcTGAATACTGTAGTTTTTTGGGGTCATCAAAAAACAGAAtttgtatttaattatttacattataGAAAATACGAGATTGCTCAGAGATACATCGTCACGAAGGGATGCCTGCCAAAATATGGCTTATGCATCCgcaagttataa